Within Calditrichia bacterium, the genomic segment CAGATAGCGCGGCAATTATTTCTGCGGTTACTGTCGGTGCTGCCGCATGTGTCGCAATGGCGCAAGCTACAGATTTGATGCTCGATTTGAAAACCGGATACCTTGTTGGCGCGACGCCCAAAAAACAGCAAATCGGACAGTTTTTGGGCAGTTGGCTCGGTCCGATTTTGGTGATGACGCTGATATTTATTTTGCATCAGGCAGATGGTTTGGGCAGCGAAAAATTGCCTGCGCCGCAGGGACAGGCGCTTGCCAGCGTAATTGAAGGCATTTTGGGCGGCGATGTGCCTCGAATGAAATATCTCGCCGGCGCAGGTTTGGGCGCGTTGCTCAGTTTCAGCGGCA encodes:
- a CDS encoding OPT/YSL family transporter, with translation DSAAIISAVTVGAAACVAMAQATDLMLDLKTGYLVGATPKKQQIGQFLGSWLGPILVMTLIFILHQADGLGSEKLPAPQGQALASVIEGILGGDVPRMKYLAGAGLGALLSFSGIGGLGILVGLGFYLPFNIVLTYSLGTLGRVVLDRVKGHRFSEDIGIPVAAGLIVGEALVGVGFAMVKVIQGAMGG